CCCAACTGATCATGGCATACTCAGAAAGAACCGGGCCTATAACCTGACCGAGTTGTCCCCAGTCTGAATTGACTATCGTTAGAACATCATCTTCTGTCACGTCGATACCCGAGAGCTCACTCACGATGCTCTGTATTTTAGTGAAGTATCCGTAAGTTGGTGTCTCATCATCCCATTCTACCCCTACGTCCAAGTTAAGCCATTCTGAGAGTTGTGTGAGTGAGACATAACTATTATTGTTAACTAACTGAATTCTCTCGTCATTCGGATGAATCACGATAGTCTGGTTATCCTGATCATGAAGGTCTACACTAATCTCATTTGTCGCAGACTGGTATTTCACTTGTCCTCCCAGCGTATCAATCGTCTCCCGTAGGGGGACGAATACTTCTTCATCTACCAGGATAGCTTTTTCCAAATTCAATACCCATTGAGCATCCGTCTTTAATTTATCTGCTATGGCTGCACTACTTGCTTGAGCCTGTTTTAATGCTTGTATGTTTTCATTGTAGCCCCCTGCTGTTGTACCGATGTTCATCCCGCCAGTTTCGTGGTCACCTACCACTATCACAAGTGTATTCTTGTCTTCTTGAGCAAAATCAAGTGCTTCCTCTACAGCTTGGTCAAAAGCGATTGTATCAGTAATAGCGGCTACAGGGTCATGAGCATGTCCTGCCCAATCAATTTGACTTCCCTCTACCATTAGAAAAAAGCCATGATCATTACGCTGGAGTTGTTCGATGGCGTATGCCGTCATTTCAGCTAAACTTGGAACATGTGGCTCCCGATCAATATCGTACTTAAGATCTGACATGGCAAATAAACCTAACACTTTATCCCCAGTGGTGTTGTTTAACTCATCTGTTGTTGAGACATACTGATACCCCTCAGCTTGATATTCCTTTATCAAATGACGATCTCCTTGTTTTCCACCCTCGTCAGCTGGAAGGAACATGTCTCTTCCCCCGCCTAAGATGACGTCAACCACATTGAGAAACTGGGGAGCTATCTCTTCTTCATTTTGTCTACTCTCTGTGTGAGAGGCAAAGACAGCTGGAGTTGCGTGAGTGATACGCGAAGTGGCCACCAGCCCAGTGGCTTTTTCTTGTGCTTTTGCTGCTTGTAAAATTGTTGGCAGTATCTCACCGTCCGGTGTCATGGACACCACGCCATTATTCGTTTTAACTCCGGTTGCCATTGCTGTTCCAGCAGCTGCCGAATCCGTTACATTCGTATCTGCAGATCCTGTTTTCACCATGCCCTTTAGATAAGGCTCAAATGATAAGTGGTCACCTTTAAAAATTCTTGTAGCCGTGACATAACTCGCGCCCATACCATCCGGTATGAGTAGAATGACATTGTCGACTTTCTTTTGATTTGCTTCAGCAACTGAATGAAACGGTGTGTAGATCAGTAAGATGGCTAAGACAACAACGCATACTTTTGACCAACGTAAATTTTTCATTTGCTCTCCTCCTATTTCTCTATACTACAATTTCAATGTATATTTTAAATATTAAGAGGCTATAACATGTCTATAAATTTTGTGTAAATAAGCACTTAGGGTAGAATGACATCAAAGCTCCATATATTAACCCATAGCATATTCCAGATGCTCCACTTTTTCCAATCTTTTGATGCAAAAAAAGACCTTGCACTTTTCACAAGGTCTGTTGCACTATAACAATAATCTTACTATTCACTAACCCTATTATTGTAGGGATTTCTTTAATCAGTATATTCGTAGACGATACGTTGGATATGACGGGTGTCATCATACCAGAACTGTAGTCGTGTGTTCCGTTCCTTATCGACGTACTCAATATAGGAACCCATCCCCATCTCTTTTGATTCTCGATAATGTTCCCCATAGGGCTCTATAGCCATATCTACTTCGTCCCCAACCTTAATCCCTTGAGATGTTTCATAATCTGGGTCCTCGATGGAAAGATACGAGATCTCATTTTGTTCATTAAGTCCTATTCGCATAGAGGCATACACACGCATTTTCTCAACATTTACGTTGTCCTCCTGCGTGTACTCCCCTAATTGAATTTCCACATCTTCAATCGATTGTCCTAGCATCATTGTTCCAACTTGCTCCCCACCGAGATCCGTGCTTTTTACAAAAACACTCGTTGACGTCCCCCAACCGACAAGGATCATGACGGCTACCAATGGTACTAACAACAGGAACAAAGGTTGTTTCCTTTTTGTTTTTTGGTACATCACGAGACTTAAGATAACCAAAACTGCGCATACTGTTAAAACCAAGATAGTCATACGGCTCCTCCTAGATGTTATTTAATATGTTTAGTGTCGGTGATACAAAGCACTGTGACCAATATGAGTTGAACATGCTGCAGCAGGCCCCTCAATATTACAATGGTCATGGCTATAACATTTTAGCCACCTTAATAAGGCCATATCGCAGTCACTACCGGTGAAATTTCTCACCGCTTTAAACGGATTTTTAGCTTTATCATAGTGCACGTCATCTGAAAGTGGACCATTAAATCGATTGCAGTGGACCCATTCTCCGGGTGAATATTTCTTTCCATAACTTAACGGTGAAATCTCACCATGTTCATCAGATAGATGTACTCTGTCCATGCTATCCATCATCTCATAGAAATCCTCTTCAT
The genomic region above belongs to Caldalkalibacillus salinus and contains:
- a CDS encoding alkaline phosphatase, whose product is MKNLRWSKVCVVVLAILLIYTPFHSVAEANQKKVDNVILLIPDGMGASYVTATRIFKGDHLSFEPYLKGMVKTGSADTNVTDSAAAGTAMATGVKTNNGVVSMTPDGEILPTILQAAKAQEKATGLVATSRITHATPAVFASHTESRQNEEEIAPQFLNVVDVILGGGRDMFLPADEGGKQGDRHLIKEYQAEGYQYVSTTDELNNTTGDKVLGLFAMSDLKYDIDREPHVPSLAEMTAYAIEQLQRNDHGFFLMVEGSQIDWAGHAHDPVAAITDTIAFDQAVEEALDFAQEDKNTLVIVVGDHETGGMNIGTTAGGYNENIQALKQAQASSAAIADKLKTDAQWVLNLEKAILVDEEVFVPLRETIDTLGGQVKYQSATNEISVDLHDQDNQTIVIHPNDERIQLVNNNSYVSLTQLSEWLNLDVGVEWDDETPTYGYFTKIQSIVSELSGIDVTEDDVLTIVNSDWGQLGQVIGPVLSEYAMISWGSRYHTGVDVPLYAYGKGAGEFIGLIDNTELPQIISYLQGLEAFDDEQAFMKSLRERRGEH